The following proteins come from a genomic window of Diprion similis isolate iyDipSimi1 chromosome 8, iyDipSimi1.1, whole genome shotgun sequence:
- the LOC124410065 gene encoding U4/U6.U5 small nuclear ribonucleoprotein 27 kDa protein, which produces MGRSRTPSPGRRRDRSRERDRERDRRRRRSRERRRRSGDRDRVKSRERDRERDRERDRHRRSYSRSRSRDRERPKPKFKPPTAERPVITEADLQGKTPEEQDMMRLMGFCGFDTTKGKKVEGNDIGAVHVILKRKYRQYMNRKGGFNRPLDFVA; this is translated from the exons ATGGGACGCAGTCGGACTCCATCTCCAGGTAGACGGAGAGATCGGTCACGCGAAAGGGATAGGGAGCGCGACCGACGGAGAAGACGATCCAGGGAGAGAAGGCGGAG ATCTGGCGACCGGGATAGAGTCAAGTCACGAGAACGTGATAGAGAGCGTGACAGGGAGCGAGACAGACATAGGAGGTCTTATAGCAGATCCAGATCCAGAGATCGAGAAAGACCTAAGCCAAAATTCAAGCCTCCTACTGCCGAACGTCCCGTTATTACAG AGGCTGATCTCCAAGGAAAAACTCCTGAAGAACAGGATATGATGCGTTTAATGGGATTCTGTGGATTCGACACAACAAAAGGGAAGAAAGTCGAAGGCAATGACATTGGAGCAGTCCATGTTATTCTTAAACGAAAATATAGACAATATATGAACCGCAAAGGTGGTTTTAATAGACCACTCGATTTTGTTGCATAA